TTTACTGTTTAAAAAAGATGACACATTAATCTAATGTGTCATCTTTCTTTCGTTCAAGTTGGTAATGCATCCAGTTTTTTCTGGAGTTTTTCTTCAGAGAAAATCCAGCCTGTGTAGGATGATAATATGTTGAGGTCATCATCAAGTGTGACGACGGCGACGAATGGATAACGACCTTTAGAACGGTAACGGAGGTCAATTAATCGTACTTCTGTATAATGGTCGTATTCGTCAATCTCCCAACGGTACACCGGGGAAAAGGATAAAAATGCATCCATATTATCATCTTGTATAGCTTTATTCATAATTGGCATATCGGGTAATGGTTTGCGTTGAAATTCATCCACAATAACAATATGACCACTTACCGCTCGCCCAACATAGAATTTATCTTTTGTTGTAATAGCGAGTCGCCATACATTGTGTCTAATAGTGGGAGAAGTTACAACTTCTTCAACATCACGGTAATAGCCGTTAATCTTTTTCACCATCTCATGCTTATCAAAATAGCGTTTCACATAGTAAAGAGCGATAACAAAATAGAGAATCAAGAACGTATAACCAGGATCTGCACCTAGATTCCATGCGATAATACCGATAAGATGGAGAAGGAAGATATAGGGGTCAAATGTATTAATGAATCCATAGGCTACCCATCGTTTGGAAAAAGGACGGTACGCCTGTGTGCCATAAGCATTAAATACATCGACGAAAACGTGTAAAATAACAGCTAGAAACGTCCATATCCATAAATGAAAGAAGTTCACCTCAGGAGCAAAAGCGTAAATAACACTAGGGATTGCAATGCCCCATAGTCCAACCGCAGGCATGGAATGGGTAATGCCGCGATGATTTCGTATATATACTGCGTTATTTCGTAATTTTAAAATGGTGTCTAAGTCTGGCGCTTGTGAACCTATAATGGTCCCTGCTAATACTGCATTAAACAGGGTAGGATCATTTTGTACGACAGGGTCTAGTGTAGCTAAACCACCAAGTGCAACTCCCATAACAATATGGGTACCAGTATCCATTTGTAAGCTTCCTCCTTTGAGGTAGACTCTCGCATTAAACCTAACTTCATTGTATCAGAAGGGTGAAACATTGTGAAAAATAATCAAGCATTGAATATCCTCGAAGGATTCGATAAGAATGGGTTCCGTGACAATTTGATTCACTGGTTTCAACAAGAACAGAGAATGTTACCGTGGCGAAAAGATCAGGACCCTTATAAAGTATGGGTATCCGAAATCATGCTTCAGCAAACCAAAGTTGATACGGTTATTCCATATTTTCATAATTTTATTAACCAATTCCCAACACCAGATGATTTAGCGGAAGCGGATGAACAACAAGTTCTGAAAGCGTGGGAGGGTCTTGGCTATTACTCACGTGCTCGTAATTTGCAAACAGCCGTAAAAGAAGTAGTATCCTCGTATAATGGGAAGGTTCCAGATAATGAAAAAGAGCTTGGAGACTTAAAAGGTGTCGGCCCTTATACAAGAGGTGCTATTCTTAGTATTGCATACGACATTCCTTCTCCAGCTGTTGATGGAAACGTTATGCGTGTGCTATCGCGAATCTTGATGGTAGAAGAGGATATCGCCAAACCAGCAGCTCGAAAAGTGTTTGAAGGTCTTGTTCGTGAACTTATTTCTGAAGATGATCCTTCTTCGTTTAACCAGGGATTAATGGAGCTTGGGGCCTTGGTATGTACTCCGAAAAATCCATCGTGTTTATTGTGTCCCGTTCAATCTCATTGCCGAGCTTTCGGGGAGGGAAAAGAAACATTACTACCAATTAAGTCGTCTAAAAAGAAACAGAAAAACATACCCTATCTTGCGCTATTGATACGCAATGAAGAGGGAGAGGTATTGATTCAACAGCGACCTGATCAAGGTTTATTAGCAAACCTTTGGGAATTTCCAATGGTTCCACTTCAAGAAGTAGATAAAGCAAATGTTCAAGATTGGTGTTGGGAGCAGTATGGATTAAACCTTTCCATGTACCAAACGATTGACCACATTAAACACACTTTTTCTCATATTATTTGGGATATGGAGGTTATGGAAGGTGTTGTGAAAAATGGAGAAAACACTTATGCAAGAGCTCAGTTCGTTAAGAAGGAAAATCTTAGCGAATATCCATTTCCGGTCTCCCATCAAAAAATACTAAAGCATATTTAAAAAGCTGGCTGGCCTAGCCTCATCGCTAGGGAGCCAGCTTTATTTTTAAAGATTTTTCGTTGATGCCTAGTTGCAACACCTAGTTTGGTTCTCTTTCCAACCAAGGAGGTTCGATTAAGACCACTGTGTCACGTAGCAACATCGAATCAATTGTACGTCGCTAGACGAGCCCTTGCACTTTTCTTTAATCATAAATAGGTTTAGTCCCTGATGTCCATGTTGCTTCTTTTTTAGTGAATCCGCCTCGACTTTGGATTTCTTCGTTTATTTCTCGAAGTATCGTCGTTCCCTCACTATTTAAATAAGGGACCATCTGGCTTAAAGCATGTTGGAAATACGCTAATTCATCCGTTTTCCATTCATGTTTGGATGTCATGGTTAGTTCCGTCATATCTCTTCCAACATACAAAGAGATCTCCTCCTTTTTAACAGCTCTTTGATATTAAATAAGAACCTATTTGTATTTTTTGCAGGAGTAATGATTCTATTCAAAATGTTGCAGTCAGGTGGAAATAAAAGAATATTATGGAAGTTATTTTTTATGGATAACCTGCGGGATTTTGCACATTCTAATTGTTGCGGAGGTGATTAAAGATGGCTAAAAAACAACAGCAAAACCAACAGCAACAACCACAAGCGCAAGCTAACAAAACAGCTTCTGGTACTAACGTCCAACACGTGAAGCAGCAAAACCAACAGTCTGCTCAAGGTCAAGGACAATATGGTACTGAATTTGCGCAGGGTCAACAAGCTCAACAAGCTCAACAAGGTCAACAAGCTCAACAAGGTCAACAAGCTCAAAAAACTAACGCGCAACATGTAAAGCAGCAGAACCAACAATCTGCTCAAAAGAAAAACCAACAATAACTAATGTTGAAACGTCGTAACCCCCGAACCACTACGACTTTCTAAAAAAGCACTCCTTTATTGGAGTGCTTTTTTCTATTTTAAGGAAGATATACATACAATATTAGAATATCAGAGGGGGATTTCAGTCCTACATAAGTGTGTTGAATCTGAGGGAAGTAGTTAGAGCAGATTTATCATTTCCATTTGTTCGCTTTACTCGTTATAATTGTATGAAGGAGTAAAGATAATTAGCTTTTACCGGTCGTGTGTATAAGGAGTAAAGGAGAATTTCTATGTCAGTCCCGAAGCCAGGTCAACATATTCAAATTCATAGTTATAAACACAATGGCCAATTGCATCGAGTCTGGGATAGTACAACGATTTTGAAGGCAACTCAAAACGTTGTAATAGGGGCAAATGATAAAACATTAGTAACGGAAAGCGATGGACGAACTTGGATTACCAGAGAACCAGCCATTTGTTATTTCCATGCAAAATATTGGTTTAATATTATAGGGATGCTACGTAATGATGGAGTTTATTATTACTGTAATATAAGCTCTCCTTTTGTATATGATGATGAGGAAGCGCTGAAGTATATTGATTACGACTTAGATGTTAAAGTGTTTCCTGACATGACATATATATTGTTAGATGAGGATGAGTATGAACAGCATCGACAAGAGATGAATTACCCTCATGTGCTAGACCAGATTTTGAAAAACAATGTAAATCATTTGTTGAGGTGGATTCGACAAAGAAAAGGGCCTTTTTCACCTGAATTTATTGATCAATGGTATGAACGTTATTTAACGTATCTAACGTAAGGAAAGCCTGTTGACTTATCCAACAGGCTTTTTACATTTTTGAACATTTTATAATCAAACTATAAACATCAAATCAAAATGTACAGCTACGTATAGCTCCAATGCCCGATGACTTGCACTATTTAGAATGATTGTTGGCTAATTGAGGAAATGAAAAATAGGCACAAGTAGTCCTCAGTCAATGTAAAAGGCCATCTCAATTAGTAATTCTTCTTTATAGAGGTCTTATCATCGGTGCAATAGAATACGCAGATTGAGAGGTGACAGCCATGGATAATATAAAACGATATATTCAATTTGTTAAGCCATATAAAGGGAAAATTGCGTTAACTATTGCAATAGGTATTTTGAAATTTGGTATTCCTTTATTACTTCCCCTCATTTCTAAACATGTCATTGATAATATCATCAATGCCGAAAATATGAGTCAAAGTGCTAAAATTGATGAGCTATTGTGGATTATGGGAGGAGCGTTGTTTTTATTCTTAATTGTACGTCCTCCTATAGAGTATGCACGTCAATACCTAGCACAGTGGACAGGAAACACGATCTTATATGATATTCGTAATAAACTGTTTGATCATATACAACGATTAAGTCTCCGTTTTTATTCTAAAACAAAAACTGGTGAAGTAATATCGCGGGTTATTCATGATGTTGAGCAAACGAAGAACTTTGTTATTACAGGATTAATGAACATCTGGTTAGATATGTTCACGATTGTAATTGCTATTATTATAATGCTTACCATGAATGTATGGTTAACGATCGTAGCTATTTCCTTGTTTCCGTTATATGGCTTCGCGGTTAAGTTTTTCTATACGAAGCTTAGAGATTTAACGAAGGATCGATCTCAAGCCTTAGCAGAAGTGCAAGGACACTTGCATGAGAGAGTGCAAGGGATGCCGGTTATCCGTAGTTTTGCTTTAGAGGATTATGAACAAGATCAATTCAATAATCAAAACGCTAATTTTCTTGATAAAGCTTTAAAGCATACGAGCTGGAATGCGAAAACATTTAGTGTGACCTCTACTATTACAGATCTTGCACCGATACTTGTTATTGCGTTTGCTGGTTATCAGGTAATCGTAGGAAGTATTGAAGTTGGTACGATGGTAGCCTTTATTGGATATATGGACCGCGTGTATGCTCCATTACGCCGTTTAGTTAACTCTTCTACAGTGTTGACACAATCTATTGCATCTATGGATCGTGTGTTTGAATTTATGGATGAGGATTATGATATTCGAGATAAGCCAAACGCTGAAAAGCTAACACATGTAGATGGTCATATTACATTCGATAATATTTCTTTCCGTTATGACGATGATGAAAATCTAGTGTTAAAGAATTTAACCTTAGATGTTGAAAAAGGGGAAACCATTGCACTCGTGGGAATGAGTGGTGGAGGAAAATCGACGTTAATTAGTTTGCTTCCTAGATTCTATGATGTAGAGTCAGGAAGTATCAGAGTTGATGGGACAGACATCAAAGATGTAGAAGCACGTTCTCTTCGTGATAAAATTGGGATGGTACTTCAAGAAAATATTCTCTTTAGTGAATCTGTTGCGATGAATATTAAGATGGGGAACCCCGATGCGACAGACGAAGAGATGATGGAGGCTGCCAAAGCTGCTAATGCACACGATTTTATCATGGGGTTAACAGATGGATATGATACATTAGTAGGGGAGCGAGGCGTCAAGTTATCTGGTGGACAAAAACAACGTATTGCTATCGCTCGTGTATTCCTGAAAAATCCACCACTGTTAATATTAGATGAAGCAACGTCAGCTCTTGATTTAGAAAGTGAACATCTCATTCAAGAAGCGCTTGAAAAATTAGCTGCGGATCGGACCACATTTATCGTAGCCCACAGATTATCAACTATCACCCATGCCAATCGCATCGTGTTGATAGAGGATGGTAGGATTAAAGAAGCAGGAAGTCATGAAGAATTGATGAGACGAAAAGGTCATTATTATGATCTTTACCAGGTTCAACATTTAGACGATCCAAACCCTGAATATTTAGGGACGTAAATAAAGAAGCTTGAGGGCAGATTTTTAGCTCTCAAGCTTTAATTATGTCGATAACGATGACTTTTGATTATATACATATTAGATAAGAGAACTACGGTTTATTCCTTATAAGAGTCATAATCTTGAAGATTTAAATTCGAGATATATTTGGGGGAGATATGTTTCCGTTGTGTGAATCAGAGTAAAGATGGGACGGGAAATAGCGCCTTACACGACGCAGGGAAGTTCGACGTTGTCACACGATGTGACAACGTCGAACTTCCTCTGGATCGATTCATCTCCTCGGGAAAAGTTCGGCCCTGTGGGGTCTCAACACATACGTTTTTCCACAGGGCGCATCCATAATGCAGTGTAGGCACTTGTCATGTCCCTGCGATAAAAACATGGGCTTTGGAGCGACTTTTCCTGCTTTCGGAGCGAGAATAGAAACACACAGGAGCTACTTTTGAGATATAGGGGCGAGATTTCAGATATAGGTGTTACTTTTGAAAAATAGGAGCGACCGCCCCAATTTCCCGCCCCATCTCAAGATAATGGGGCTTAAATAGAACAAAAAAAGACTTCCTTAGTTAATGGGAAGTCTTTTTTACATTAGGTTATGTTTATTTCACGGTAGGTTTTGCTGGTTTTTGGACGTTAATGTGCTCGCTGCTGTGATAATTTGAGTAACTAGATAACACTTTTTCAAGTCTTTGTAATGTCTGATGGTAGTCCATTAAATTTGTTGCGAGGGGTAAGAACATTAGCTTTTCTTCCTCATTTTCCTTTTCCTCATAAATCTCAATTAAGTATTCAACCAATTTTGGGATGTTCGGTTGACCTGCTTCTTCCATGGTATCCTCTTCGTGTACTCGAATGCGTCCCATAACAGAGAGAACTAACTTTTCGTGGGCATGGATGACTTTGTCTAACTCATTGACTAGCGTATTGCGAAACTCACTTGAAACCCTGTCCATTTCATTTTCAAGACGAGAAAATGTTTTGAGGACTTCGAATGCTTTTTTAGTCGTGGCAATAAGGTGACGGAATAGGACCAGCTTTCGTGCTTTTTTTAATCGCTTGCTTTTTAAATAAGTTCTCTCCTCTTGGTAAAGGCTGTATAAACGGTCGATATTGAGCATCTCTCCATCCAAGCGACTAATTTCTTCTTTCAAAGCTGGTCGGTCAGAGAGGTGGCGTGTGGTGATTCTGAGCCACTGTAGGATATCCCCCGTATTTCGATCGATCATACCAAAAAGCTTCGTCTCATACTTAGGAGGTAAAAATAGTAAGTTTACAAAGAACGAAGCAAATACTCCTAACATTAAGGAAGTAAAACGAAGAGCTGTGAATTGTAAAAACGGCATGTCAGTTGTTTCCATAATTGCAATTACAGCTACAAGCGCCAGTAAAACTGTATTTTCTTTCATATTGAATTGAATGCAAATACCGATAACAAGAACGATAGTGAAGCCCATTATGAAAGGATCGTTTCCTAAGGTGAGCACAATAATGGAAGCACTAATGGCTCCGATAATATTTGCCTGTACTTGTTCAATAATAGATTGATATGAGCGATAAATGGAAGGCTGTATGGAAAATAAGGCAGCCATTCCAGCAAAGATTGTACTTGAACCAATTAGCGAAGCTACATAGATTGCAATCGCTACGGCTAGTCCGGTCTTGAGCATCCTTGCACCAAGTTTCATTTGAAAAAACCTTCTTTCGTAATCCTATTAAACATATGTATTATACTTCATTTATATCTATATAGATATGAAAACTTGCTAGGATAAAGCAATAGTATAAGTATAGGAAGAATTCCCTTCATACAAACGGAAAAAACGATTATTTCATGTTAGAAAATGTGTCGTAAAAAAAAGGCTGACTTTCTTGGGAGAAAGTCAGCATAACATATTCCTTG
The sequence above is drawn from the Pontibacillus yanchengensis genome and encodes:
- a CDS encoding metal-dependent hydrolase, which translates into the protein MDTGTHIVMGVALGGLATLDPVVQNDPTLFNAVLAGTIIGSQAPDLDTILKLRNNAVYIRNHRGITHSMPAVGLWGIAIPSVIYAFAPEVNFFHLWIWTFLAVILHVFVDVFNAYGTQAYRPFSKRWVAYGFINTFDPYIFLLHLIGIIAWNLGADPGYTFLILYFVIALYYVKRYFDKHEMVKKINGYYRDVEEVVTSPTIRHNVWRLAITTKDKFYVGRAVSGHIVIVDEFQRKPLPDMPIMNKAIQDDNMDAFLSFSPVYRWEIDEYDHYTEVRLIDLRYRSKGRYPFVAVVTLDDDLNILSSYTGWIFSEEKLQKKLDALPT
- the mutY gene encoding A/G-specific adenine glycosylase, whose protein sequence is MKNNQALNILEGFDKNGFRDNLIHWFQQEQRMLPWRKDQDPYKVWVSEIMLQQTKVDTVIPYFHNFINQFPTPDDLAEADEQQVLKAWEGLGYYSRARNLQTAVKEVVSSYNGKVPDNEKELGDLKGVGPYTRGAILSIAYDIPSPAVDGNVMRVLSRILMVEEDIAKPAARKVFEGLVRELISEDDPSSFNQGLMELGALVCTPKNPSCLLCPVQSHCRAFGEGKETLLPIKSSKKKQKNIPYLALLIRNEEGEVLIQQRPDQGLLANLWEFPMVPLQEVDKANVQDWCWEQYGLNLSMYQTIDHIKHTFSHIIWDMEVMEGVVKNGENTYARAQFVKKENLSEYPFPVSHQKILKHI
- a CDS encoding gamma-type small acid-soluble spore protein gives rise to the protein MAKKQQQNQQQQPQAQANKTASGTNVQHVKQQNQQSAQGQGQYGTEFAQGQQAQQAQQGQQAQQGQQAQKTNAQHVKQQNQQSAQKKNQQ
- the ntdP gene encoding nucleoside tri-diphosphate phosphatase codes for the protein MSVPKPGQHIQIHSYKHNGQLHRVWDSTTILKATQNVVIGANDKTLVTESDGRTWITREPAICYFHAKYWFNIIGMLRNDGVYYYCNISSPFVYDDEEALKYIDYDLDVKVFPDMTYILLDEDEYEQHRQEMNYPHVLDQILKNNVNHLLRWIRQRKGPFSPEFIDQWYERYLTYLT
- a CDS encoding ABC transporter ATP-binding protein — translated: MDNIKRYIQFVKPYKGKIALTIAIGILKFGIPLLLPLISKHVIDNIINAENMSQSAKIDELLWIMGGALFLFLIVRPPIEYARQYLAQWTGNTILYDIRNKLFDHIQRLSLRFYSKTKTGEVISRVIHDVEQTKNFVITGLMNIWLDMFTIVIAIIIMLTMNVWLTIVAISLFPLYGFAVKFFYTKLRDLTKDRSQALAEVQGHLHERVQGMPVIRSFALEDYEQDQFNNQNANFLDKALKHTSWNAKTFSVTSTITDLAPILVIAFAGYQVIVGSIEVGTMVAFIGYMDRVYAPLRRLVNSSTVLTQSIASMDRVFEFMDEDYDIRDKPNAEKLTHVDGHITFDNISFRYDDDENLVLKNLTLDVEKGETIALVGMSGGGKSTLISLLPRFYDVESGSIRVDGTDIKDVEARSLRDKIGMVLQENILFSESVAMNIKMGNPDATDEEMMEAAKAANAHDFIMGLTDGYDTLVGERGVKLSGGQKQRIAIARVFLKNPPLLILDEATSALDLESEHLIQEALEKLAADRTTFIVAHRLSTITHANRIVLIEDGRIKEAGSHEELMRRKGHYYDLYQVQHLDDPNPEYLGT
- a CDS encoding FUSC family protein, giving the protein MKLGARMLKTGLAVAIAIYVASLIGSSTIFAGMAALFSIQPSIYRSYQSIIEQVQANIIGAISASIIVLTLGNDPFIMGFTIVLVIGICIQFNMKENTVLLALVAVIAIMETTDMPFLQFTALRFTSLMLGVFASFFVNLLFLPPKYETKLFGMIDRNTGDILQWLRITTRHLSDRPALKEEISRLDGEMLNIDRLYSLYQEERTYLKSKRLKKARKLVLFRHLIATTKKAFEVLKTFSRLENEMDRVSSEFRNTLVNELDKVIHAHEKLVLSVMGRIRVHEEDTMEEAGQPNIPKLVEYLIEIYEEKENEEEKLMFLPLATNLMDYHQTLQRLEKVLSSYSNYHSSEHINVQKPAKPTVK